caaaaaatgttaccgttacctttaccggaagagtcggtataccgatggtcggtataccgatcaatcggtaatggtaagtcggtaattggtaaatttaccaattcttaaaacccatttaaaaaagagaagaaaaaaaatgcatcaagtaacattgtgcttaatagtcattgtatgagactacaacactttcatcttgcctacaataccaataataaaaatgatagattaatgagaaggatcattgtgctacatgtgaataagagaaaatacctatcaatcggagaaaaaaaaaaaggagaattcacataacattattccaacaatctataagggaaaatctttcatttcattaatttcaaatatttttagtatccgaagtgttttaaactccatagcaggaaagctaaaagaaacaagataaataaagataaaagaccataatggaaagggagaagaaaaacatgtaatcaataccaacaaagcattttgttatgtaacaaacactgctttaaagttaatgaaattgctacgagtgatatataaatgataaccctaaaaataatcaatggtctagattaaattagatcaatctaatggtcataattaaataaagctaaaactgaaaataatattaatatatatttaatatatatgtcggtaatcgggaaatttatcggttttgaactttgcttaccgttaccgttaccgttaccgttaccgaaatcatcggtaaatttaccgtaccgaataattggtaacggtataccaatcttttattattttcggtaaccaatttgtcggtaatggtataccaatgaataatttaccataccaataaTAGTCCTAAGGGTGCTATGGCccccaaaaattatgaaaatttttAATGCTATTAGAATCTACACCTCCAATTTATTTCACTCCAAGTGAAGTTAATGCAATCGACATGATGAGCCTGTAACAACATTTGCGTCCAGTACaataatgtgaaaagctcgatgTCATGGGCTCGAGCTATTCCAAATTCATACAATAATATTTGTGACTTGTGAACTCATAGAGAAGAGTAAGAACCCAATTCATTTCAGAAGAATTTTGCTAATTCATTTCAGCTCAAAATCATTTCAGCCCAAAATCATGGTAGTCCAATTCTCCATTAATCCATTTTTCGTTATCCAGTTATTATTTCATTACTTCCTCTCTCTTCCATATGGTCATACATAACCAGTGTTGATGGATACTAATAGGTAAAAAAAAGGCAAGAGGTATTATTGATGGATACTAACAAAGTAGCAATCTGATTGTGTTCTTTCCGGGAGAGAAGTGCCTTTCAGTTTAATTAATTTCGATCAATTTGTTGTTGAATTTAGGTAATGAGGTTATGTGCTAAATTGAATCTTTGCTGAATTTCTTGTGAAAATCAtgcaatttgttttaatttgggtttttcggaaaagtaacacttttttaaaccaaattttgaaaactaacccacttttttaaaaacatgaaatctaacacttttttgaaaggaattgtcCCAAATACCCTTATTCCACATTGGAACGACATAGTTTTGGTTCAAAGGCCGGCCTCCACTTCCCGCGACAtccttcaccttcttctttcttctttaacgTTCTTTTTCGACGATTTCCGATAGTCTCCATTCTCGAATACACTGTCATATACGATTTCTGTGACATTCGACCTGGTACAGCATGGGTATGTTATGTATTATTTAGTGTTGTATTTGTGTTTCGTTCCAGTAAGCAGTGATCACggtttgtgtttttgattttaTCAGTGGTGGGTGCTTAGGGTTTTAGTTTTTCCTGCTATAGGGTTTCCATATTTCATTAGCGTTTATGGGTTTAGGTTTCCAGTATGTTGTTAGTGGATTTGGGTATGATAGGTTGGTGTTCGAGTTTTATGATTTgatgttcgggtaaatagattatcctgtttgaggatttgggtttgactgttctgttcgagtaaatatggtttactgttcaagttttattggttgatgttcgagttttctgagttgactgttcgggtaaatagattatcctgtttatatatttggatttgaatgatctgttcgagtaaatatggtttactgttcgagttttctggttgatgttcgagttttctgggttgactgttcgggtaaatagattatcctgtttgaggatttgggtttgactgttctgttcgagtaaatatggttgactgttcgagtatttggctgttctgttcgagtaaatatggtttactattcgagttttctggttgatgttcgagttttctgggttgactgttcgggtaaatagattatcctgtttggggatttgggtttgactgttctgttcgagtaaatatggttgactgttcgagtatttggctgctctgttcgagtaaatatggttgactgttcgagtatttggcggttctgttcgagtaaatatggtttactgttcgagtatttttatttgactgactgttcgagtaaatattggtttgattgttcgagtaaatattggtttgattgttcgggtaaatatggtttgattgttcgagtaaatatttgtttgattgttcgggtaaatattggtttgattgttcgggtaaatatggtttgattgttcgagtaaatattggtttgattgttcgggtaaatatggtttgttgttcgagtatttgagtttgattgttcgagtaaatatgatttactgttcgagtattttagtttgaCTATTCGAGTATATAtgatttattgttcgagtattttagtttggctgttcgagtattattaattttgtgttttaattaattgtcccATGTAGACTATCTGATAAGTGAGGAGCAACATTTCCCCGCCCGGGTAaccacattttcaaacatatcagttgttaccacttcaattaaattgaagttgaatgagGAGCAACTTGAGGTTTTTAGGCAATCATGCTTTGGCATGATGCTGGATGTACATGACATCAGTTGTTCTTCACAACTGATACACCAGCTTCTACTACGTCAAATTGTTTCTCCCCAGGGTGATTTTGGAGAAAGATTGCATTTCAATATTGGTGGAAAGAAGTGCACATTTGGTATTGAAGATTTTGCGATTATCACCGGACTATTATGTACAGAATCTGTGCCCGATGTGTCAAGTCTGGTTGATACATCTGTTAATAGGCTAAAATccctttattttgaagaaaaatgtgGAAAGGGCAAGGGTAAGGGGAAGGGGACCAATGTAAGCAGAGCTGAGCTGGAAGAGGCATTCGATAAATGTGATAATGCtcatgatgctttgaagttagctttggtgtattttgttgagtctgtattgatgcctagagagagaagaaatgccATTAATATTAAGTGGCTCCAACTTGtggatgatttggatgccttcaaCCAATATCCATGGGGAAGCGTTTGCTACGAACGTACTGCTACCTCTCTTGCATGTGCCATGATTGGAAGGGCTGAAAAATACTTGAGTAAGGGTAAGGCAAAGGAGACATACAGCCTTTATGGAATGCCAATAGTActccaggtaaaaaaaaaaaagatcattctatttgtgttctgtttattatttattgtaataatagtttaccaatattttttttgattatttgaagatTTGGGCGTATGAAATTGTACCCATTATAGCCCAGAGGTATGCCACCAAATGTGGTGAAACACACCCCAGAATACTCAAGTACTCAGGGAATCAAACCCCTACTTCAGATGACATTTTGTCAGATGTATTTGAACTGATAAAGGTTAGTGAAgttaaaatgtttaataaaatttgttgttcGGATAGTTTTAGtcttatgttcgagtatttgtagttTTATAGTTGAGTATTTATAGtaacatgttcgagtagttgtaggttgatgttcgagtatttgtattttggtgttctAATTTCACTCATCACTTTGTTTTAATCTTCACAGATTGAGGTTCATGATGCTCTAGTGCCAACGGAGGCTGAGCTGGAGAAGGATTATGTTAGGGAGGTTATGAAGAGaattaagaaaagagaaattaaaagaagcagagataagtctgaagaagatgaagaagagaaacagagaaaagagagaagaactaAGAGAAGGAGGGATTACAATGTTAATGTTgaagaaaaaatgagaaaagagaaaagaacaaagagaagggATGATCACATCGAGcatgcacatgcacataaagCTGGAGGGAATTTGATATTGAAGGCCAAGTTCGATGCCATAGAGCAGAAGTTGGGAGAGCATGGTGGTCAACTTTTGGACatgaaaaaggaaattgttgaaaGCATTACTGGTTTTTTTGAGACTACCAAGGCAATTTACGAAGGTCTGGCAGTGTTAAAAGGAAAttgggagaaaaaggaggataAGGATGGAAATCAGGATGAAAAGGATGAGAATGAGGATGAgggaaaggatgatgagggtgaaaaggatgacgagggaaaggatgatgagggtgaaaaggatgacgagggaaaggatgagggtgaaaaggatgatgagggaaaggatgatgagggtgaaaagAATGATGAGGGAACGCATGATGAGGATAAAAAAGAGGACCAGGAGGAAACGTATGATGCGGATAAAGAGGAGGAGGACAATGAGGGAAAGACAGTTTCCCCTGTTAGACATGCCGATGATGTTGAGGATGCAGCCGTAGTTGCTGGATTGATGGATCTCACAGAACAAGTGTTTGAACAGCCAATGACAGACAAAAGTTCAATTGGAGTTGAAGAGATTCCAAAAGCCAAGTACACATTTACACGGGGAAGAAAAAGAGGTTCCACATCGAGacgtgtaaatatatataatccaatgCGAACAGAGTGTCAATCACAAGAAAGAAGCACCAACCAAAATATTGATGGTCCTTGGCCAATCAATTTAAAGAGGTCGTATTCGACTCTTTGGAGACAAGGATTTGAAGCATGGGTAAGAAACAGGGCTGAGGATACATCTTATTTGGTTGTTGGTGGAAAGAAGTTATACAAAAATTGGTTTATCAACGCAATGACACCCGATTACTGGTTGACAGACcaggtaacatatatataaccatatttaaaaaaaaaattattcgtaATAGTTACTTATAGTTATCTTTGATTTTGTAGCATATGGACGTCGCAATGTACCTCCTCATGAAGAGGATCAAGCAATACCCTGCCATATTCAAGAAGAAGGTTGTGCTGTTGGACACTATATTCACTGTAAGTATTTTATATGTGTGTTCGAGTATGTTTGTTAGATGTTCGAGTTGTTGaacttgatgttcgagtatattagttcacatgttcgagtattttagtcggatgtttgagtattttatttcatatgttcgagtattttagtcggatgttcgagtatttttatttcatatgttcgagtattttatttcacatgttcgagttttttaagatacatgatcgagttttttagtcagttgttcgagtattttaattcacatgttcgagtagtttagtcggatgttcgagtattttatttcacatgttcgagttttttaagatacatgatcgagttttttagtcagttgttcgagtattttaattcacatgttcgagtattctagtcggatgttcgagtatttttatttcatatgttcgagtattttatttcacatgttcgagtagtttagtcggatgttcgagtatttgagaaaaaataatatagtaCATTTTACAGGTATCAGTTGAATCCCACTTTAATGAGTTCACTAAAGATCCTCATAATGTTGGAGAATGGGACAAACATGAAGTCTTTGAGCACTATATTTCTGGAAAAAACCCTGAAGGGTCCATACCATTGAATGGTGTAGATTACATTTACTTTCCCATGAACTGGAGAAATATCCATTGGGTTGCAATTGAGGTTGAAGTTGGCAACAAATGGATCAATGTATATGATCCCAAAATTTCAATCACCAGCAAGGAGGATTGCAATAATCATATGAAACCGTTGAGGACTATGTTGCCATACATCCTTCGTTTGGGTGGGATTGATGCAGGAGTCGCCCCATGGCCTGCTCATAGATTGCAAGTTGTTCCTCAGCAAGAGACCGGGTAAATGTTTCCAGtgttagataaatttttcatggtGGTTAacgtttatatatttttgtaacatatatgctatctTATGTTTTACAGGGGAGATTGTGGGATGTTCACAATAAAATTTATAGAGGTATTGAGTGCAGGAATGCCAATACAACTTATTAATCAGACAGACATGATGTTTTACAGGAGGAAATTCGCAATCGAGTCATACGGACAACATTTTTAACTTacttttgtaaatatttattttcatcctATTAAATTGTATATAACTCAGTGTAATACAAATATTGGTTCGAGTAATGCAAGGTacatttgttcgagtaattacCTATTATCATCGAGTAATATACTATAATGTATATTTGTTCGAGtacttttcttatttgatcgagtaatataatattcacatgttcgagtaaccTATTAAATGATCGAgtaattcacatgttcgagcaTTTGTTGAGTATATTCGAGTATATAGGTGTACCATTTAGCGTATTTCTTGGGTCTATTCGAGTAATTGGTggcacatgttcgagtatttgttgagtCTATTCGAGTAAATGATGGCCCATTTCGAGTAATTGTCCAGGCTATTCGAGTAAAACATTTAACTGTTGGAGTAATACATTGAttatgttcgagtaatacagTTAACTGattaatgaatttatcaaaaatcATAACATTAATGATGTTGGAGTCAATGCATGTTACATCTATGATGTTGGAGTCAATGCATGTTACATCTATGATGTTGGAGTCAATGCGATTGGCTCTTTGCATGTTTGACGATTATGACCTCGCTGTCGACACCGGGAACATATCCTCACTGCTATAGTTTCACCAGATGATGGGATCCTTCGTTGTCTTGGCCTCCCCCCTTGACGTCTAGTCGCCGGTGGGA
This sequence is a window from Tripterygium wilfordii isolate XIE 37 chromosome 8, ASM1340144v1, whole genome shotgun sequence. Protein-coding genes within it:
- the LOC120003403 gene encoding uncharacterized protein LOC120003403; protein product: MNWRNIHWVAIEVEVGNKWINVYDPKISITSKEDCNNHMKPLRTMLPYILRLGGIDAGVAPWPAHRLQVVPQQETGGDCGMFTIKFIEVLSAGMPIQLINQTDMMFYRRKFAIESYGQHF